One region of Marivirga arenosa genomic DNA includes:
- a CDS encoding zinc-dependent metalloprotease, with translation MKKIILSLALIAFIGLSASESNAQLFGKKKKEESKEEKGPKSKYKPYSKIITSEAESDEGLFTFHKVGEDYYFEIPTDILEKEILIVSRISGHVKGLNFGGAGMKSRPQQVIRFQKKDDHLLLRSVSYNSVANEEDPIYKSVKNNNFEPIIESFKIETIGKDSSSYVIKINDFFTTDVPMIGALSDRQRKAFKISRVDKERSIIVHGKAFPENVEVRHILTYKGGELPDNEITETLSIEMNQSMILLPEDPIVPRNFDERVGYFSIRQLDYSKDVFKAGDRRFITRWRLEPSDWDAYNRGELVEPVKPIVYYIDPATPNEWRKYIKQGVEDWQVAFEAAGFKNAIIAKDAPTKEEDPDWSPEDVRYSVIRYIATDIQNAQGPHVHDPRTGEILESDILWYHNVMNLLRNWYFIQTAAVNPEAQKIQFEEELMGELIRFVAAHEVGHTMGLPHNMGSSPAYSVDSLRSPSFTATHGVAPSIMDYARFNYVAQPGDGVTNFFPRIGEYDKWAIEYGYRALPNVETADDEEETLNGWILERADDRAMHYGRQQRGVVDPSAQTEDIGDDAMRASALGIENLKRITSNLMEWGTEEGKNYEELQELYGNVIGQYNRYMGHVSNNVGGVYENFKTSDEEGAVYTHTPKDKQERAIEFLNKQLFATPDWIINAEILTRIETAGIVDRIKALQTRTLGNLFQADRVKRVLENEVLNGNDAYKATEMMEDLRRGIFSELRTGSTIDTYRRNLQKTFVEQLGKLVNTEDDDLRTTDIPSLARGNLNILRSEINRGLARQRDEMSRYHLQDLVSRIDMILDPRG, from the coding sequence AAGAAAAAAGAGGAATCGAAAGAGGAAAAAGGGCCAAAGTCAAAATATAAGCCTTATTCAAAAATCATCACATCCGAAGCGGAGTCAGATGAGGGATTATTTACTTTTCACAAGGTAGGAGAAGATTACTACTTTGAGATTCCTACAGATATATTAGAAAAAGAAATTCTTATTGTATCAAGAATTTCAGGGCATGTTAAAGGCTTGAATTTCGGTGGTGCGGGAATGAAGTCTCGTCCTCAACAAGTGATCCGTTTTCAAAAGAAGGATGATCATTTATTGTTGAGATCTGTTTCTTACAACTCTGTTGCTAATGAAGAAGATCCTATTTATAAATCTGTAAAGAACAATAATTTTGAACCTATTATTGAGAGCTTCAAAATTGAAACCATAGGAAAAGATTCTTCTTCTTATGTGATTAAGATTAATGATTTCTTCACAACTGATGTTCCAATGATAGGAGCATTGTCAGATAGACAGCGTAAAGCATTCAAAATATCTAGAGTTGATAAAGAACGCTCGATTATCGTTCACGGTAAAGCATTTCCTGAAAATGTTGAAGTAAGACATATACTTACATACAAAGGTGGAGAACTTCCAGATAATGAAATCACAGAAACATTATCAATTGAAATGAACCAATCAATGATTCTTTTACCAGAGGATCCTATTGTGCCAAGAAATTTTGATGAAAGAGTAGGTTACTTTTCAATCAGACAACTTGATTATTCTAAAGATGTGTTCAAGGCAGGTGACAGAAGATTCATTACACGTTGGAGATTAGAGCCATCAGATTGGGATGCTTACAACAGAGGGGAACTAGTTGAACCCGTAAAGCCGATTGTTTATTACATTGACCCTGCAACTCCTAATGAGTGGAGAAAATATATTAAACAAGGTGTGGAAGATTGGCAAGTAGCATTTGAAGCAGCAGGTTTTAAAAATGCTATAATCGCAAAAGATGCTCCAACCAAGGAAGAAGATCCAGATTGGAGTCCTGAAGATGTAAGATATTCAGTAATCCGCTATATCGCTACAGATATCCAGAATGCTCAAGGTCCACACGTTCATGATCCAAGAACGGGTGAAATTTTAGAAAGTGATATTTTATGGTATCATAATGTGATGAACTTATTAAGAAACTGGTATTTTATTCAGACCGCTGCAGTGAATCCTGAAGCACAAAAAATACAATTCGAAGAAGAATTAATGGGTGAGTTAATAAGATTTGTTGCTGCTCACGAAGTAGGACATACAATGGGTTTACCTCATAATATGGGATCAAGCCCTGCTTATTCAGTAGATTCATTAAGATCACCAAGTTTTACAGCAACTCATGGTGTAGCACCATCAATTATGGATTATGCTAGATTTAATTATGTGGCTCAGCCAGGTGATGGAGTAACTAATTTCTTCCCAAGAATTGGAGAATATGATAAATGGGCTATTGAGTATGGCTACAGAGCACTTCCAAATGTAGAAACTGCTGATGATGAAGAAGAAACTCTTAATGGGTGGATTTTAGAAAGAGCAGATGATAGAGCAATGCATTATGGTCGTCAGCAAAGAGGAGTGGTAGATCCTAGCGCTCAAACTGAGGATATAGGAGATGATGCTATGAGAGCATCAGCTTTAGGAATAGAAAACTTAAAGCGTATTACTTCAAACCTTATGGAGTGGGGAACTGAAGAAGGAAAGAACTATGAGGAACTACAAGAATTGTATGGAAACGTAATCGGTCAATATAATCGTTACATGGGCCATGTTTCTAATAATGTTGGTGGTGTGTATGAGAACTTCAAAACCTCTGATGAAGAGGGAGCGGTTTATACCCATACGCCTAAAGACAAACAAGAAAGAGCGATTGAGTTTTTAAATAAGCAGTTATTTGCTACTCCTGATTGGATCATCAACGCTGAAATTTTAACGCGTATTGAAACTGCAGGTATAGTGGATAGAATTAAAGCTTTACAAACTAGAACGCTTGGGAATTTATTTCAAGCTGACAGAGTGAAGAGAGTTCTTGAGAATGAAGTATTGAATGGAAATGATGCTTATAAAGCAACAGAAATGATGGAGGACTTAAGAAGAGGCATATTCTCTGAATTAAGAACTGGAAGTACAATCGATACCTATAGAAGAAATCTTCAGAAAACATTTGTAGAGCAGTTGGGTAAATTAGTAAATACTGAAGATGATGATCTAAGAACTACTGATATTCCTTCATTAGCAAGAGGAAACTTGAATATCTTAAGATCTGAAATCAACCGTGGATTAGCAAGACAGAGAGATGAGATGTCACGTTATCATTTACAAGATTTAGTAAGTAGGATTGATATGATTTTAGATCCTAGAGGGTAA
- a CDS encoding bifunctional alpha,alpha-trehalose-phosphate synthase (UDP-forming)/trehalose-phosphatase codes for MAKTIIVSNRLPIRIEKEDGQKVYKTSEGGLATGLGSIYKEGNNIWIGWPGISLSHEEEEEVEKELINRNMRPVFLTEHDVDEFYLGFSNQTLWPAFHYFIHHMRFKDEEWEAYYNANRKFADAISKWLEPDDIIWVHDYQLMLVPNMLRKQFPNVTIGFFQHIPFPSYEVFRMIPWRKKLLNGVLGADYIGFHTYDDMRHFLSSCHRLAGYSYERNQILVKNRLVEADSLPMGIDYDKYLESATSQLAKAKEISYRDSLGNQELILSMDRLDYSKGIPGRLQAFDKFLEKYPEYQGRVSLFLIVVPSRDQVASYKALKEQVEFLVGHVNGKYGTINYVPVHFYYRSFPLDDLSAFYRMCKIAMITPKRDGMNLVCKEYIASRENEDGVLILSEMAGASKELSDAILVNPNDENEMVEAIKRALEMPLAEQKRRMKIMQKTVKKYTIFQWVDLFMNNLKDLKERQQSMATKRLDDELKNSITKDFKKAKNPIIFLDYDGTLMPFNENPDDCAPDAELSQILHQLAVKAKVVVISGRKAATLEEWLDEFNIDLIAEHGIKTKRAGAKWEVNGNLQEDSWKNEARDILEFYIQRTPGSFLEEKEHTLVWHYRKVEKGLGDLRSSELSSHLKHFMTNKGLDVIEGDHVVEVKPSVINKGKAAIERLKGEKTDFIMAFGDDRTDEDTFEALPNDALSVKVGSGFSYAKYAVENNEEVRTLLEKFVMEE; via the coding sequence ATGGCAAAAACTATAATAGTATCGAACAGGCTTCCGATTCGAATTGAAAAGGAAGATGGACAAAAAGTATATAAAACAAGTGAGGGTGGTTTAGCAACAGGACTTGGATCCATTTATAAAGAAGGCAATAACATTTGGATAGGATGGCCTGGAATTTCATTAAGCCATGAAGAGGAGGAAGAGGTTGAAAAAGAACTGATCAACCGAAACATGAGGCCAGTATTTTTGACGGAGCATGATGTAGATGAATTCTATTTAGGCTTCAGCAATCAAACTCTGTGGCCTGCTTTTCATTACTTCATCCATCATATGCGTTTTAAAGATGAAGAGTGGGAAGCTTATTATAATGCTAATAGAAAGTTTGCAGATGCTATTTCAAAATGGTTAGAGCCTGATGATATCATTTGGGTACATGATTATCAGTTGATGTTAGTACCTAATATGTTGAGAAAGCAATTTCCTAATGTAACCATAGGCTTCTTTCAGCACATTCCATTCCCCTCTTATGAGGTATTTAGAATGATACCTTGGCGTAAGAAATTATTAAACGGTGTTTTAGGTGCTGATTATATAGGATTTCATACTTACGATGATATGCGCCATTTCCTCAGTAGCTGTCATCGATTAGCAGGTTACAGTTACGAGCGAAATCAAATTCTGGTTAAAAACCGATTAGTAGAAGCTGATTCGCTTCCAATGGGAATAGATTATGACAAATATCTAGAATCTGCTACCAGCCAATTGGCCAAAGCAAAAGAAATATCATACCGAGATTCTCTCGGAAATCAAGAATTGATTTTATCAATGGATAGGCTTGATTACTCTAAAGGTATTCCGGGTAGATTACAAGCATTCGATAAGTTTTTGGAAAAATATCCTGAATATCAGGGTAGAGTTTCTTTATTCTTAATTGTAGTACCATCCAGAGATCAGGTAGCAAGTTATAAAGCACTAAAAGAACAGGTTGAATTCTTAGTGGGCCATGTGAACGGTAAATACGGAACCATTAATTATGTCCCAGTGCATTTTTATTATAGAAGTTTCCCTCTTGATGATCTTTCAGCCTTTTATAGAATGTGTAAAATAGCCATGATTACCCCTAAGCGTGACGGAATGAATCTGGTGTGTAAAGAATATATAGCAAGCCGAGAAAATGAAGATGGGGTGCTGATCTTGAGTGAGATGGCGGGTGCTTCAAAAGAGCTATCTGACGCTATTTTGGTCAATCCTAATGATGAAAATGAAATGGTGGAAGCCATCAAAAGAGCATTAGAAATGCCTTTAGCCGAACAGAAGCGCAGGATGAAAATCATGCAGAAAACGGTTAAGAAATACACCATTTTTCAATGGGTAGATCTGTTCATGAATAATTTGAAAGACCTCAAAGAAAGACAGCAATCAATGGCTACAAAAAGGCTTGATGATGAGTTGAAGAATTCAATTACTAAGGATTTTAAAAAGGCTAAAAATCCAATCATCTTCTTGGATTATGATGGTACATTAATGCCATTTAATGAAAATCCTGATGATTGTGCGCCAGATGCGGAATTATCTCAAATTCTCCATCAATTAGCAGTAAAAGCTAAAGTAGTAGTGATTAGCGGACGCAAAGCGGCAACACTTGAAGAATGGTTAGATGAGTTCAATATTGATTTGATTGCTGAGCATGGGATCAAAACCAAAAGAGCGGGAGCTAAATGGGAGGTAAATGGAAACCTACAAGAGGATAGCTGGAAGAATGAAGCACGTGATATTTTAGAGTTTTATATTCAGAGAACACCGGGTTCCTTTCTTGAAGAAAAGGAACATACCTTAGTTTGGCATTATAGAAAAGTAGAAAAGGGATTAGGGGATTTAAGATCAAGTGAATTATCTAGTCATTTAAAACATTTTATGACCAATAAAGGCCTTGATGTTATTGAAGGTGATCATGTAGTGGAAGTAAAACCTTCTGTTATCAATAAAGGAAAAGCAGCGATTGAAAGATTAAAAGGAGAAAAAACTGATTTCATCATGGCTTTTGGCGATGATAGAACGGATGAAGATACCTTTGAGGCGCTTCCTAATGATGCTTTATCAGTAAAAGTGGGAAGTGGTTTTTCTTATGCTAAATATGCTGTGGAGAATAATGAAGAGGTTCGTACTCTGCTAGAGAAATTTGTAATGGAAGAATAA
- the recG gene encoding ATP-dependent DNA helicase RecG, translating to MASFFKTPIEYLKGVGPQKASLLNKELQIFTYADLLQHYPFRYEDRTKFYSIRELNDQMSNVQIKGQIRSKQIVGGGRKQRLVVQFADETGTVELVWFKGINWISPKLKSGIEYVVFGQPNRFGSKFNIAHPEIEVLTPALSQQEFLQPVYSTTEMLRKKFLDSKAIFKLQKALLKEAYNRIPETLPLSIIQQYGFLSKKDAVAQIHVPKNQQLLHKARFRMKFDEFFFMQLRLLMQKQVRLEKFKGQVFQNTDLLTTFYNDHLPFELTGAQKKVIKEIFADFKSGKQMNRLLQGDVGSGKTIVAFISSLIAIDSGAQVALMAPTQILATQHYEGLKEFADEIGVSIALLTGSTKTKARREIHEDLKTGELKILVGTHALLEEVVQFQNLGLAIVDEQHRYGVAQRARLWKKNENFVPHVLIMTATPIPRTLSMSVYGDLDISIIDELPAGRKAIKTIHQYDSNRLKLNGFIKKEIEKGRQIYIVYPLIEESEKLDLKDLMDGYESISRSFPQYPISIVHGKMKAEDKDFEMARFVKGETKIMVATTVIEVGVNVPNASVMVIENAERFGLAQLHQLRGRVGRGAEQSYCVLVSGYKLSKEARTRIETMVRTTDGFEIAQVDMNLRGPGDMMGTQQSGQLDLMIGDLREDEPILSIARQSAHDIISKDPELEKEENKLIKIQVEQQKKKNLNWSRIS from the coding sequence ATGGCTTCATTCTTTAAAACCCCTATAGAATATTTAAAGGGAGTAGGTCCTCAAAAAGCCAGTTTACTTAATAAAGAACTGCAAATTTTCACTTATGCTGATTTATTACAGCATTATCCTTTTCGCTATGAAGACCGAACAAAGTTTTATAGCATACGAGAATTAAATGATCAGATGTCCAATGTGCAAATCAAAGGACAAATCCGATCAAAGCAGATCGTTGGAGGCGGAAGAAAACAAAGATTAGTAGTTCAGTTTGCCGATGAAACCGGAACTGTTGAACTGGTTTGGTTTAAGGGAATAAACTGGATAAGTCCTAAATTGAAAAGTGGAATTGAATATGTAGTTTTCGGACAACCCAATCGGTTTGGCAGCAAATTCAACATTGCCCATCCAGAAATAGAGGTTTTAACTCCTGCACTTTCACAACAAGAATTTCTGCAACCTGTATACTCCACAACGGAAATGCTGAGGAAGAAATTTTTGGATAGCAAAGCCATTTTTAAGCTTCAAAAAGCATTATTAAAAGAAGCATATAATAGAATCCCTGAAACACTTCCTCTTTCAATTATTCAGCAATATGGATTTTTAAGTAAGAAAGATGCTGTAGCTCAAATTCATGTGCCAAAAAATCAACAGCTTTTGCATAAAGCTAGATTTAGAATGAAGTTTGATGAATTTTTCTTTATGCAGCTTCGCTTACTGATGCAAAAGCAAGTCAGGCTAGAAAAATTCAAAGGCCAGGTCTTTCAAAACACTGATTTATTAACCACTTTTTATAATGATCACCTTCCCTTTGAACTTACCGGTGCCCAGAAGAAGGTGATAAAAGAGATATTTGCAGATTTCAAAAGTGGGAAGCAAATGAATCGTTTGCTTCAAGGGGATGTGGGAAGTGGAAAAACAATTGTTGCCTTTATTTCCTCCTTGATTGCCATTGATAGCGGTGCCCAAGTGGCCTTAATGGCTCCTACTCAAATTTTGGCCACTCAGCACTATGAAGGATTGAAAGAGTTCGCTGATGAAATTGGAGTAAGTATTGCATTGCTTACAGGCTCCACCAAAACAAAGGCTAGAAGAGAAATTCATGAGGATTTAAAAACTGGCGAATTAAAAATATTAGTTGGGACTCATGCCTTACTGGAAGAAGTAGTTCAGTTCCAAAATTTAGGACTTGCCATAGTGGATGAGCAGCATCGGTATGGAGTAGCACAACGAGCTCGCTTGTGGAAGAAAAATGAAAACTTTGTACCTCATGTTTTAATCATGACGGCAACGCCTATACCAAGAACCTTATCCATGTCAGTTTATGGCGACCTTGATATTTCCATTATAGATGAACTACCAGCTGGAAGAAAAGCTATTAAAACCATTCATCAGTATGACTCAAATCGACTGAAATTGAATGGCTTTATTAAAAAAGAAATTGAAAAAGGGAGACAGATTTATATCGTTTACCCTCTTATTGAAGAATCTGAGAAATTAGATCTTAAAGATTTAATGGATGGTTATGAAAGTATTTCTAGATCTTTCCCTCAATACCCTATCAGCATTGTACATGGAAAAATGAAAGCTGAGGATAAAGATTTTGAAATGGCAAGATTTGTTAAGGGTGAAACCAAAATTATGGTGGCTACCACCGTTATTGAAGTAGGGGTAAACGTTCCTAATGCTTCAGTTATGGTAATTGAAAATGCTGAAAGGTTTGGATTAGCTCAATTGCATCAGCTTAGAGGGAGAGTTGGAAGGGGTGCTGAACAATCTTATTGTGTGCTAGTGAGTGGATATAAATTGAGTAAAGAAGCCCGAACTCGTATTGAAACCATGGTGCGTACTACCGATGGATTTGAAATTGCTCAAGTAGATATGAATTTAAGAGGGCCTGGCGATATGATGGGAACTCAACAAAGCGGTCAGCTTGATTTAATGATAGGGGATTTAAGAGAAGATGAGCCTATCTTATCTATTGCGAGACAAAGTGCCCATGACATCATTTCTAAGGATCCTGAACTTGAAAAAGAAGAAAATAAATTGATTAAAATTCAGGTGGAGCAACAGAAAAAGAAAAACTTAAACTGGAGTAGAATTTCATAA
- a CDS encoding aldehyde dehydrogenase, with amino-acid sequence MNTELIENKEKEDITTIANTPLEKQKEIFKAQKAFFNDQKTKDYSFRKGQLEKLKSIIKANEEAIMDALAKDFGKPPFESYVTEIGFLYDEINFTLKHLRSWMKPKKVSTSLVHFPSKSKIIYEPKGVTLIIGPWNYPFQLLLAPVVAAIAAGNTAIIKPPEETPHISNLVQKLISENFNSEFLAVVMGEGRVVVPQLMKENRFDHVFFTGSVPVGRIIAELAAPQLVPTTLELGGKSPAIIDEKADLTVAARRISFGKLLNAGQTCVAPDYLLVHEQIKEDFLDELRATMMEFYGISPTESKDLTQIVNQKRYDTLKSYLNEGKIVFGGGFDDEKRKIEPTLIEGITENDKLFQEEIFGPILPIFTYSKNEDAVEIIQKNPDPLAFYIFTSNKKTENYFLDRIRFGGGAVNNTVVHLANPELPFGGVGNSGSGSYHGKSGFLTFSNEKSILKSGTWFDLKKKYPPFDENSMKLIKFLMK; translated from the coding sequence ATGAATACAGAACTTATTGAAAATAAAGAAAAGGAAGATATTACAACTATAGCTAACACCCCTTTAGAAAAGCAAAAAGAAATATTTAAAGCTCAAAAGGCTTTTTTTAATGACCAAAAAACTAAGGATTATAGCTTTAGAAAAGGACAACTTGAAAAACTAAAATCTATCATTAAGGCTAATGAAGAAGCTATTATGGATGCATTAGCAAAAGATTTTGGTAAACCACCATTTGAAAGCTATGTAACAGAAATTGGGTTTTTATATGATGAAATCAATTTCACACTAAAGCATCTAAGAAGTTGGATGAAACCAAAAAAAGTGAGTACATCACTGGTTCATTTCCCGTCAAAAAGTAAAATTATTTATGAACCCAAAGGTGTAACTTTAATCATAGGACCCTGGAATTATCCTTTTCAACTCCTTTTAGCTCCAGTTGTAGCGGCTATAGCAGCAGGGAATACGGCTATCATAAAACCACCAGAAGAAACACCTCATATATCTAATCTGGTGCAAAAATTAATCTCAGAAAACTTTAATTCAGAGTTTTTGGCTGTGGTAATGGGTGAAGGAAGAGTGGTTGTGCCCCAGTTAATGAAAGAAAATAGATTTGATCATGTCTTTTTCACGGGTAGTGTTCCTGTGGGTAGAATTATAGCGGAACTAGCAGCGCCACAATTAGTACCTACTACACTTGAGCTTGGAGGAAAATCACCAGCAATAATTGATGAAAAGGCAGATTTAACCGTGGCAGCAAGAAGAATCTCTTTTGGTAAGCTATTAAACGCAGGACAAACATGCGTTGCTCCTGATTATTTATTAGTGCATGAACAAATTAAGGAAGATTTCTTAGATGAGTTAAGAGCTACTATGATGGAGTTTTATGGTATTTCTCCAACTGAAAGTAAAGACCTTACTCAAATCGTTAATCAGAAGAGATATGATACCTTAAAGTCTTACTTAAATGAAGGAAAAATTGTATTTGGCGGAGGATTTGATGATGAAAAGAGAAAGATTGAACCTACTTTGATAGAAGGTATTACTGAGAATGATAAATTATTCCAAGAAGAGATATTTGGGCCAATTCTACCCATTTTTACTTATTCCAAAAATGAGGATGCAGTGGAAATTATCCAAAAAAATCCTGATCCGTTAGCCTTCTACATTTTCACATCCAATAAGAAAACTGAAAATTATTTCTTAGATCGCATAAGATTTGGTGGAGGTGCAGTAAACAATACGGTTGTCCATCTTGCTAATCCTGAATTACCATTTGGAGGTGTAGGAAATAGCGGAAGCGGAAGCTATCATGGAAAATCAGGGTTCTTGACTTTCTCTAATGAAAAATCAATTTTAAAATCAGGTACTTGGTTCGACTTAAAAAAGAAATACCCGCCATTTGATGAGAATAGCATGAAGCTAATCAAGTTCTTAATGAAATAG
- the gldD gene encoding gliding motility lipoprotein GldD has protein sequence MKLTQLLGLVLITIFSFAACESDYYPKPNGYNRIDLPAHQYQNLPDSFPYTFEYSKHAKILPDTSYIRERYWFALFYPDFIAEVHITYKPLNNNRDSLRANIDDAYKLTTKHQIKASSIQETIMITPSGKKVSLAELKGDVPSQFQFYTTDSTTHFLRGALYFRTATANDSLAPVIEYVKKDIVHSLNTLEWKTDGFIL, from the coding sequence ATGAAATTAACTCAGCTACTAGGTCTAGTTTTAATTACTATCTTCTCATTTGCAGCATGTGAATCAGATTACTATCCCAAACCTAATGGATATAATAGAATCGATTTGCCAGCTCATCAATATCAAAATTTACCAGATTCATTCCCTTACACATTTGAATATTCAAAGCACGCTAAAATTCTGCCTGATACATCTTATATTAGGGAACGTTATTGGTTTGCTTTATTTTATCCTGATTTTATAGCTGAAGTACACATAACTTACAAACCGCTAAATAATAACAGAGATTCTTTGAGAGCAAATATTGATGACGCATACAAACTCACTACAAAACATCAAATAAAAGCTAGTTCTATTCAGGAAACAATCATGATTACACCTTCTGGTAAAAAGGTTTCGCTAGCTGAATTAAAAGGGGATGTGCCTAGTCAATTCCAATTTTACACTACAGATTCTACTACCCACTTTTTAAGAGGTGCATTATATTTTAGAACAGCAACAGCAAATGATTCGTTGGCACCTGTGATAGAATATGTAAAAAAAGACATAGTCCACAGTTTAAATACTTTAGAGTGGAAAACGGATGGCTTCATTCTTTAA